The proteins below come from a single Benincasa hispida cultivar B227 chromosome 4, ASM972705v1, whole genome shotgun sequence genomic window:
- the LOC120076770 gene encoding delta-1-pyrroline-5-carboxylate synthase, producing MDSMDRSRAFLRDVKRLVIKVGTAVVTRSDGRLALGRLGALCEQIKELNSQEYEVILVSSGAVGIGRQRLRYRKLVNSSFADLQKPQVDLDGKACAAVGQNSLMALYDTLFSQLDVTSAQLLVTDNDFRDKDFRRQLSDTVKSLLSLKVIPIFNENDAVSTRKAPYEDSSGIFWDNDSLAALLALELKADLLVLLSDVDGLYSGPPSDPHSKLIHTYVKERHQGEITFGDKSRVGRGGMTAKVKAATGAAYAGIPVVITSGYAPGNILKVLKGDRIGTLFHQDAHLWAPQKDVGARDMAVAARESSRRLQAISSQERRKILLDIADALEANEKLISTENEADVAEAQQSGYEKALVSRLALKPGKISSLANSIRTLANMEDPIGHVLKRTEVSDRLILEKTSSPLGVLLIVFESRPDALVQIASLAIRSGNGLLLKGGKEARRSNAILHKVITEAIPESVGGTLIGLVTSREEIPDLLKLDDVIDLVIPRGSNKLVSQIKNSTKIPVLGHADGICHVYVDKSADLEMAKRIVLDAKVDYPAACNAMETLLVHKDLVQLGGLNELVVNLRIEGVILNGGPRASSLLNIPEARTFHHEYNSLACTLEIVDDVFAAIDHIHQHGSAHTDCIVTEDHEVAEVFLRQVDSAAVFHNASTRFSDGARFGLGAEVGISTSRIHARGPVGVEGLLTTRWILRGSGQVVDGDKGVVYTHRDIKIEPQLLN from the exons ATGGACTCCATGGATCGCTCCCGAGCTTTCCTTCGGGATGTCAAGCGCCTCGTTATCAAG GTTGGGACGGCGGTCGTAACGCGAAGTGATGGAAGATTAGCCTTGGGCAGACTAGGAGCATTGTGTGAGCAG ATCAAGGAATTGAACTCTCAAGAATACGAGGTTATTTTGGTTTCATCTGGTGCTGTTGGCATTGGTCGTCAAAGGCTCCGATATAGGAAGCTCGTTAATAGCAG TTTTGCTGACCTTCAAAAACCACAAGTTGATCTTGATGGGAAGGCATGCGCAGCTGTTGGTCAAAATAGTCTCATGGCTCTCTATGACACATTATTTAGCCAG CTGGATGTTACGTCTGCTCAGCTTCTGGTTACTGATAATGATTTTAGGGATAAAGATTTTAGAAGGCAACTTAGCGATACTGTGAAATCATTACTCTCTCTTAAGGTTATTCCCATCTTCAATGAGAATGATGCAgtcagtaccaggaaagctccCTATGAG GATTCTTCTGGTATATTTTGGGACAACGACAGTTTGGCAGCACTTTTAGCTTTGGAGCTAAAAGCTGATCTCCTTGTTTTGTTAAGCGATGTTGACGGTCTATATAGCGGGCCACCAAGTGATCCTCACTCAAAGTTAATCCATACATATGTTAAGGAACGCCATCAAGGTGAAATTACCTTTGGGGACAAGTCTAGGGTGGGAAGAGGCGGTATGACTGCTAAAGTTAAAGCTGCTACTGGTGCTGCATATGCTGGCATTCCTGTTGTTATCACTAG TGGATATGCTCCTGGTAATATCCTTAAGGTCCTCAAAGGAGATCGAATTGGTACCCTGTTCCATCAAGATGCTCATTTGTGGGCCCCGCAAAAGGATGTTGGTGCTCGTGATATGGCTGTTGCAGCAAGGGAAAGTTCGAGAAGGCTGCAG GCAATTTCTTCTCAAGAGAGGAGAAAAATTTTGCTGGATATAGCTGATGCCCTTGAAGCAAATGAAAAACTGATCAGTACTGAAAATGAAGCTGATGTTGCTGAAGCTCAACAGAGTGGATATGAAAAGGCCCTAGTATCACGGTTGGCACTGAAACCTGGAAAG ATATCCAGCCTTGCCAACTCCATCCGTACACTTGCAAACATGGAAGATCCAATCGGTCATGTTTTGAAGAGGACCGAG GTTTCAGATAGACTAATTCTTGAGAAAACGTCATCTCCATTGGGTGTTCTATTGATCGTGTTTGAGTCTCGTCCAGATGCTTTGGTACAG ATAGCTTCATTAGCAATCCGGAGCGGTAATGGTCTTCTCTTAAAAGGGGGAAAGGAAGCAAGGCGATCAAATGCAATATTGCATAAG GTTATCACGGAAGCCATTCCAGAAAGTGTTGGTGGGACCCTTATTGGACTTGTAACTTCAAGGGAGGAAATACCTGATCTACTAAAG CTGGATGACGTTATTGATTTGGTGATCCCAAGAGGCAGCAACAAACTGGTCTCTCAAATTAAGAATTCCACCAAAATTCCTGTTCTTGGTCACGCTG ATGGAATCTGCCATGTTTATGTTGATAAGTCTGCTGATCTAGAAATGGCAAAGAGAATTGTACTGGATGCTAAAGTAGATTATCCAGCAGCCTGTAATGCAATG GAAACGCTTCTTGTTCACAAAGACTTAGTCCAGTTGGGTGGGCTGAATGAGCTTGTTGTAAATCTCCGCATTGAAG GTGTTATTTTGAATGGTGGACCAAGGGCGAGCTCTCTGTTGAATATCCCTGAGGCACGGACATTTCATCATGAATACAACTCATTGGCTTGCACTCTTGAAATTGTGGATGATGTTTTTGCTGCCATCGATCATATACATCAACATGGAAG TGCACACACTGATTGTATTGTTACGGAAGATCATGAAGTTGCTGAAGTTTTCTTACGTCAAGTTGACAG TGCTGCTGTTTTCCATAATGCGAGCACAAGATTTAGTGATGGGGCTCGATTCGGTCTGGGTGCTGAG GTTGGGATTAGCACAAGTCGGATCCATGCTAGGGGTCCAGTAGGAGTTGAAGGATTATTAACGACCAGATG GATTCTTAGGGGAAGTGGGCAAGTCGTG